From one Haloterrigena gelatinilytica genomic stretch:
- a CDS encoding orc1/cdc6 family replication initiation protein gives MTRFERKRSIFQNKDALGESYQPTEIEERDEEIAAYTDALQPVVDGWEPNNVFIYGNTGVGKTAVTEYLLEELQKDIERYDDVDLSVISINCKTLNSSYQVAVRLVNELRPPGNEISSTGYPQQTVFSKLYDELDVLGGTILIVLDEIDSIGDRDELLYELPRARSNGYLESTRVGVIGISNDFKFREQLDSRVQDTLCERELQFPPYDATELANILASRADIAVKDDAYEDGVLEFCAALAARDSGSARQGLDLLRLAGEIAESRDADCICEDHVEDARSKLEQERVEEGMRELTTHGRLTLLAVISKAAKDETPCRTREVYQEYVDLCESSGTDTLAQRSVHNHLSDLRMLGILSAKENRSGSRGNYYSYSLDVPFTSAIGAMADVLYLDREIEVIRDIADMNDIT, from the coding sequence ATGACTCGGTTCGAACGTAAGAGGTCGATTTTTCAAAACAAAGATGCGTTGGGCGAGTCGTATCAACCGACGGAGATAGAGGAACGTGATGAAGAGATCGCTGCGTATACGGATGCGCTTCAACCAGTTGTGGACGGATGGGAGCCGAACAACGTGTTCATCTATGGCAACACTGGCGTCGGCAAAACGGCCGTCACCGAGTATCTTCTCGAAGAACTTCAGAAGGATATCGAACGCTACGATGACGTCGATCTTTCCGTCATTTCGATCAACTGCAAAACGCTCAATTCCTCCTATCAAGTCGCAGTACGGCTAGTAAACGAGCTACGTCCACCGGGAAACGAAATCAGTTCGACCGGTTATCCGCAGCAAACCGTCTTTTCGAAGCTCTACGATGAACTCGATGTTCTCGGTGGAACGATTCTCATCGTACTCGATGAGATCGATTCGATCGGTGATCGAGACGAACTTCTCTACGAACTTCCCCGTGCCCGCTCGAACGGCTATCTCGAGTCGACGAGGGTCGGCGTTATCGGTATTAGCAACGATTTCAAATTCCGTGAGCAACTCGACTCTCGCGTTCAGGACACGCTTTGTGAACGCGAACTCCAGTTCCCGCCGTACGATGCAACTGAACTAGCTAATATACTCGCTTCTCGAGCAGATATCGCCGTTAAAGACGATGCCTACGAGGATGGTGTCCTCGAGTTTTGTGCTGCACTCGCTGCTCGAGATAGCGGGAGCGCCCGTCAAGGCCTCGATCTCCTTCGACTTGCCGGTGAAATCGCGGAAAGCAGGGATGCGGACTGTATTTGCGAGGACCACGTTGAGGACGCTCGTTCGAAACTCGAGCAAGAACGAGTCGAGGAGGGAATGCGCGAACTCACAACTCATGGTCGTCTCACACTTCTCGCGGTGATCTCGAAGGCGGCAAAGGACGAAACCCCGTGTCGAACTCGAGAGGTCTATCAGGAATACGTCGATCTCTGCGAGTCCTCGGGGACGGATACACTCGCACAACGGTCGGTTCACAATCACCTCTCCGATCTTCGCATGCTCGGTATCCTCTCTGCGAAAGAGAATCGTAGCGGTTCTCGTGGAAACTACTATAGTTATAGCCTCGACGTGCCGTTCACGAGTGCTATCGGGGCAATGGCCGACGTGCTGTATCTCGATAGAGAGATTGAAGTGATTCGTGACATTGCAGATATGAACGATATCACATAG
- a CDS encoding ABC transporter ATP-binding protein: MGAIRVDGLGKSYGAVEAVADMSFTVERGELYGFLGPNGAGKTTTIRTLTGQIQPDAGTVRVLETDPATEPIETRERVGILPEQQSPPSFLTPREYLEFVGDVRNLDSDRVSERTADWARRLGFENKLDTLHTDLSRGQQQKVMITQAFLHEPDVVFIDEPLANLDPLVQEQVKRFLVSYAAGDNAVFVSTHNIDVAEEICTRVGIVADGQIVTERSLAGEDGGGDGNDESLLEVFLERVESEDARDLPSLEQIDA; this comes from the coding sequence ATGGGTGCAATTCGGGTAGACGGACTGGGCAAGTCCTACGGAGCCGTCGAGGCGGTGGCCGACATGAGCTTCACCGTCGAGCGCGGGGAGTTGTACGGGTTTCTCGGCCCCAACGGCGCGGGCAAGACGACCACGATCAGAACGCTGACGGGCCAGATTCAGCCGGACGCGGGGACGGTGCGAGTTCTCGAGACCGATCCGGCGACCGAGCCGATCGAAACCCGGGAGCGAGTCGGGATCCTGCCGGAGCAACAGTCGCCGCCGAGTTTCCTCACGCCGCGGGAGTACCTCGAGTTCGTCGGCGACGTCCGCAATCTCGATTCCGACCGGGTGTCCGAGCGGACGGCCGACTGGGCCCGGCGACTCGGCTTCGAGAACAAACTCGACACGCTGCATACGGACCTCTCGCGAGGCCAACAGCAGAAGGTGATGATCACGCAGGCGTTCCTCCACGAGCCCGACGTGGTCTTCATCGACGAGCCGCTGGCGAACCTCGACCCGCTGGTCCAGGAGCAGGTCAAGCGGTTCCTCGTCTCCTACGCCGCCGGCGACAACGCCGTCTTCGTCTCGACGCACAACATCGACGTGGCCGAGGAGATCTGTACCCGGGTCGGCATCGTCGCCGACGGTCAAATCGTGACCGAGCGCTCGCTCGCGGGTGAGGACGGCGGTGGGGACGGCAACGACGAATCGCTCCTCGAAGTGTTCCTCGAGCGCGTCGAGAGCGAGGACGCTCGAGATCTGCCCTCGCTCGAGCAGATCGACGCATGA
- a CDS encoding cob(I)yrinic acid a,c-diamide adenosyltransferase codes for MSDETPDSTVENTPGQGRTPEPERIEPAAPEEFGLVQVWWGDGKGKTTATLGMGLRAAGHGYRVHMLQFMKGGASSVDAVRGEYNAIAALPGISYENLGHYGWHGMADGSDEEDHEAQAQAGLERAHELLEAAAEADLEAPIDLDAPPEEGVHMLILDEVLYAADRDLLSEDDVHGLIDAKPDDLELVLSGSHAEPAYLEDRADLVTNVRKVKHPIDDGQRARRGTEF; via the coding sequence ATGAGCGACGAGACGCCCGACTCGACGGTCGAGAACACGCCCGGACAGGGACGGACGCCCGAACCGGAACGAATCGAACCCGCGGCGCCCGAGGAGTTCGGCCTCGTGCAGGTCTGGTGGGGCGACGGCAAGGGGAAGACGACGGCCACGCTCGGGATGGGACTGCGCGCCGCGGGCCACGGCTACCGCGTCCACATGCTCCAGTTCATGAAGGGCGGCGCCTCGAGCGTCGACGCCGTCCGGGGCGAGTACAACGCCATCGCGGCGCTGCCGGGGATCAGCTACGAGAACCTCGGCCACTACGGCTGGCACGGGATGGCCGACGGCAGCGACGAGGAAGACCACGAGGCCCAGGCCCAAGCGGGCCTCGAGCGCGCTCACGAACTGCTCGAGGCGGCGGCCGAGGCCGATCTCGAGGCGCCGATCGATCTCGACGCACCGCCGGAGGAGGGGGTACACATGCTGATTCTGGACGAGGTGCTCTACGCCGCGGATCGCGACCTGCTCTCGGAGGACGACGTCCACGGCCTCATCGACGCGAAGCCCGACGACCTCGAACTGGTGCTCTCGGGGAGCCACGCGGAACCGGCGTACCTCGAGGATCGAGCCGATCTCGTCACGAACGTTCGCAAAGTGAAACATCCGATCGACGACGGCCAGCGGGCACGGCGCGGAACCGAGTTCTGA
- a CDS encoding helix-turn-helix domain-containing protein, translating into MTLEFSSSDDAADLAGVVAVLDDADCREIIAILEAPKTVPEIAEAVDLPLSTTYRKLDRLTEAGLASETVGVRRGRHHASRYVATFDHIGIGLDDDHEFRVDIDCSNDQSLGIWSNVREEF; encoded by the coding sequence ATGACACTCGAGTTCTCATCGTCCGACGACGCCGCCGATCTCGCGGGCGTCGTTGCCGTGCTGGACGATGCTGACTGTCGAGAGATCATCGCGATTCTCGAGGCGCCCAAGACCGTTCCCGAGATCGCCGAGGCGGTCGATCTCCCCCTCTCGACGACCTATCGAAAACTCGATCGGCTGACCGAGGCCGGACTCGCCAGCGAAACCGTCGGCGTTCGACGGGGTCGCCACCACGCGTCGCGGTACGTAGCGACGTTCGATCACATCGGGATCGGCCTCGACGACGACCACGAGTTCCGCGTCGATATCGACTGCTCGAACGACCAGTCGCTGGGCATCTGGTCGAACGTGCGCGAGGAGTTTTGA
- a CDS encoding alkaline phosphatase, whose protein sequence is MSQESTQTGTDRAKGSTDRRSFLAGLAAVSGTAAASQGAQAAGWGRWGRGTRTNVIMMIPDGSSRAHDTAARYLRAYRDDPDAYPENIPDVELAVDRADANGYMSHFPADPNSMVTDSAAAGTAIATGAKTYNGAISVDTDREPLPTILERAGEAGYATGLVSTTQLTHATPASFAAHVEDRGMQEEIARQFVDETDVDVFLGGDRSHFRADDRDDGEDLIGRAEEQNYAYVETASELESVSEGKVLGLFSQSGHLDYYLDRANDADNTQPGLRQMTERAIDLLETRSDEGFFLLVEGGRIDHASHGNDPATVPEQLEFDRALDAAMEYARDGPRRSETLTVSASDHDTGDLGLDYGANVAAIDDLEASQGTLTSAIDAASSTSKIASVLESQAGIDDLTDDELAALEEDPSALTGADGILNDRAGLVWGSGSHTGEDVPIYAAGEHAEQFTGSIDNTDLFEVFAGVLDLDGSRRPGRSTGRGRARGRDRGR, encoded by the coding sequence ATGTCTCAAGAGAGCACGCAGACGGGGACGGACCGTGCGAAGGGATCGACCGACCGACGCAGCTTTCTGGCGGGACTGGCCGCGGTATCCGGGACGGCGGCCGCCAGCCAGGGCGCTCAGGCCGCGGGATGGGGCCGCTGGGGCCGCGGAACGCGGACCAACGTGATCATGATGATTCCGGACGGGAGCAGCAGAGCCCACGACACGGCCGCGCGGTATCTGCGGGCCTACCGGGACGATCCCGACGCGTACCCCGAGAACATCCCGGACGTCGAACTCGCCGTCGACCGCGCCGACGCCAACGGCTACATGAGCCACTTCCCGGCCGATCCGAACTCGATGGTGACCGACTCGGCCGCCGCCGGAACCGCCATCGCGACGGGCGCAAAGACCTACAACGGCGCGATCAGCGTCGACACCGATCGGGAGCCGCTCCCGACGATCCTCGAGCGGGCCGGCGAGGCCGGCTACGCGACCGGGCTGGTCTCGACGACCCAGCTGACCCACGCGACGCCGGCCTCGTTCGCCGCCCACGTCGAGGACCGCGGGATGCAGGAGGAGATCGCCCGCCAGTTCGTCGATGAGACCGACGTCGACGTCTTCCTCGGCGGCGACCGCTCGCACTTCCGGGCCGACGACCGCGACGACGGCGAGGACCTGATCGGTCGGGCCGAAGAGCAGAACTACGCGTACGTCGAGACGGCTTCGGAACTCGAGTCCGTCTCGGAGGGGAAGGTCCTCGGACTGTTCTCCCAGTCGGGCCACCTCGACTACTACCTCGACCGCGCGAACGACGCGGACAACACCCAGCCCGGGCTTCGCCAGATGACCGAGCGAGCCATCGACCTGCTCGAGACGCGGTCCGACGAGGGCTTCTTCCTGCTGGTCGAGGGCGGCCGCATCGACCACGCCTCCCACGGGAACGATCCCGCGACGGTTCCGGAACAGCTCGAGTTCGATCGGGCCCTCGACGCGGCGATGGAGTACGCGCGGGACGGCCCGCGTCGCTCGGAGACGCTGACCGTCTCGGCGTCCGACCACGACACGGGCGACCTCGGGCTCGACTACGGCGCGAACGTCGCCGCCATCGACGACCTCGAGGCGTCTCAGGGGACGCTCACGTCCGCGATCGACGCGGCGTCCTCGACGTCGAAAATCGCGTCCGTCCTCGAGTCGCAGGCTGGTATCGACGATCTCACCGACGACGAACTCGCCGCCCTCGAGGAGGACCCGTCGGCGCTGACCGGCGCCGACGGGATCCTCAACGATCGCGCGGGCCTCGTCTGGGGCTCGGGCAGCCACACCGGCGAGGACGTTCCGATCTACGCCGCCGGCGAGCACGCCGAGCAGTTCACCGGATCGATCGACAACACCGACCTCTTCGAGGTGTTCGCCGGCGTGCTCGACCTCGATGGCTCGAGGCGTCCCGGTCGGTCTACCGGTCGCGGCCGAGCGCGCGGACGCGATCGCGGCCGGTAA
- a CDS encoding hydroxysqualene dehydroxylase, with product MSDVAVLGGGIGGLTAAQELAERGFEVTVFEATDRFGGKARSIPLDDGPAPLHGEHGFRFFPAFYRHVIDTMDRIPDGDGTVADNLVETEATLVASATGPGRIADTRTPDTVRGWLEALRPAFAEDLPADDVRFLLERLLYFLSACERRRTEEFDDVSWWEFIDAENRSQALRDRLAFATQSLVALRPQVGSARTIGTIYLQLLFGQLDPTRPTERILNAPTSTAWIDPWVRHLESLGVEFRPNAPIRRLEFDGRRVTGAVVGSERDPDGPSPERIEADDYVLAVPVDVAPRLLTPELTRAAPALGRIERLDTAWMNGIQFYLTEDVALSRGHQVYADAPWALTSISQRQFWSDSDYNLADRDDEVAGVLSVIVSDWVTPGILHEKPARRCSREEIAAEVWEQLKTHLNGPDERLRDEMLVDWFLDPAIVEAGVASETQREDSDAVVTGVENRSPLLINTVGSLRNRPPADVGVSNLALAGDYVRTNADLASMESANEAGRRAANAVLERRGVRASPARIWDLEEPVVFDPLKREDRVRYRLGLPHPAEVTQSLRSVTRGLVGGR from the coding sequence ATGTCAGACGTTGCCGTACTCGGCGGCGGAATCGGCGGTCTCACCGCGGCCCAGGAACTCGCCGAGCGGGGGTTCGAGGTGACGGTCTTCGAGGCCACCGACCGCTTCGGAGGCAAGGCGCGATCGATTCCGCTCGACGACGGGCCGGCGCCGTTGCACGGCGAACACGGCTTCCGGTTCTTCCCCGCGTTCTACCGCCACGTCATCGACACGATGGACCGAATCCCCGACGGCGACGGCACCGTCGCGGACAACCTCGTCGAGACCGAAGCGACCCTCGTCGCGAGCGCGACCGGACCGGGGCGGATCGCCGATACCCGAACGCCGGATACCGTGCGGGGCTGGCTCGAGGCGCTGCGCCCGGCGTTCGCAGAGGACCTGCCCGCCGACGACGTTCGGTTCCTGCTCGAGCGGCTCCTGTACTTCCTGAGCGCCTGCGAGCGGCGTCGAACGGAGGAGTTCGACGACGTCTCGTGGTGGGAGTTCATCGACGCCGAGAACCGCTCGCAGGCGCTTCGCGACCGCCTCGCCTTCGCGACGCAGTCGCTCGTCGCGCTGCGCCCGCAGGTCGGCAGCGCCAGGACGATCGGCACGATCTACCTGCAGTTGCTGTTCGGCCAACTCGATCCGACCCGCCCTACGGAACGAATCCTGAACGCGCCGACTAGCACGGCCTGGATCGATCCGTGGGTGCGCCACCTCGAGTCCCTCGGCGTCGAATTTCGGCCGAACGCGCCGATCCGGCGACTCGAGTTCGACGGTCGTCGCGTCACCGGTGCCGTCGTCGGCTCCGAGCGCGACCCCGATGGCCCGTCCCCCGAGCGGATCGAGGCCGACGACTACGTCCTCGCCGTCCCCGTCGACGTCGCTCCCCGGTTGCTCACCCCCGAACTGACCCGAGCCGCGCCCGCGCTCGGTCGGATCGAGCGCCTCGACACCGCCTGGATGAACGGGATCCAGTTCTATCTGACCGAAGACGTCGCGCTGTCGCGGGGCCACCAGGTCTACGCCGATGCCCCGTGGGCGCTGACGTCGATCTCGCAGCGCCAGTTCTGGTCGGACTCGGACTATAATCTCGCGGACCGCGACGACGAGGTCGCGGGCGTCCTCTCAGTGATCGTCTCCGACTGGGTGACGCCGGGAATCCTGCACGAGAAGCCGGCCAGACGGTGCAGCCGCGAGGAGATCGCCGCGGAGGTCTGGGAACAGCTGAAAACCCACCTGAACGGCCCCGACGAGCGGCTGCGAGACGAGATGCTCGTCGACTGGTTCCTCGATCCGGCGATCGTCGAGGCCGGCGTTGCGTCGGAGACGCAACGGGAAGACAGCGACGCCGTCGTCACCGGCGTCGAGAACCGCTCGCCGCTGTTGATCAACACCGTCGGCTCGCTGCGGAACCGACCGCCGGCCGACGTCGGCGTTTCGAACCTCGCGCTGGCCGGCGACTACGTCCGAACGAACGCCGATCTGGCCTCCATGGAATCGGCCAACGAGGCCGGCCGCCGCGCGGCCAACGCCGTTCTCGAGCGTCGCGGCGTCCGCGCGTCGCCGGCGCGGATCTGGGACCTCGAGGAACCCGTCGTGTTCGACCCGCTCAAACGGGAGGATCGGGTTCGCTACCGGCTCGGGCTCCCTCACCCCGCGGAAGTGACGCAGTCGCTGCGGTCGGTCACGCGCGGGTTGGTCGGCGGTCGTTAA
- a CDS encoding FAD-dependent oxidoreductase, with amino-acid sequence MNSRPTHPDVLVVGGGATGTGLARDLALRGVDVTLAERGGLSAGASGRSHGLLHSGARYAESDPEGARECLEENRILRDIGGAAVRETRGLFVQLAEDDPDYFEEKRAACEDVGIPVDVIDGETARDATPGLSDEVERAMWVPDGVVVPSRLVAANAAAARDRGADILPHAPVTDMTVDDGRIASVSLGGDAERTLEPTYVVNATGAHAGRIAAMAGVTVPMRPTRGVMVSVEYDGLEPVLNRCRDPADGDIVVPHDDEAVLGTTSVPIDDPDDYERADWEVERTIEECATVLPAVAEADQVRTWWGVRPLYEPEEAARGGRGISRGFHLLDHAADGSERTSSSALGSDGVENFASIVGGKLTTYRRMAEATADLVCDRLDVDAESTTATTELPGASEPSTLDEYVREFDGQGPTDADLVGDSR; translated from the coding sequence ATGAACAGTCGACCGACCCATCCGGACGTCCTCGTCGTCGGCGGCGGCGCGACCGGCACGGGACTCGCCAGGGACCTCGCACTGCGAGGCGTGGACGTGACGCTGGCCGAACGCGGCGGGCTCTCGGCGGGCGCCTCCGGGCGCTCCCACGGCCTGCTGCACAGCGGCGCCCGGTACGCCGAGAGCGATCCCGAGGGCGCCCGCGAGTGCCTCGAGGAGAACCGCATCCTCCGCGATATCGGCGGCGCCGCCGTCCGCGAGACCCGCGGGCTGTTCGTCCAGTTGGCCGAGGACGATCCGGACTACTTCGAGGAGAAGCGCGCGGCCTGCGAGGACGTGGGGATTCCGGTCGACGTGATCGACGGCGAGACGGCTCGAGACGCGACTCCGGGCCTCAGCGACGAGGTCGAACGCGCGATGTGGGTTCCCGACGGGGTCGTCGTCCCGTCGCGGCTGGTCGCGGCCAACGCGGCGGCCGCTCGGGACCGCGGCGCCGACATCCTGCCGCACGCGCCCGTCACCGACATGACCGTCGACGACGGTCGCATCGCGTCGGTCTCGCTCGGCGGCGACGCCGAGCGGACCCTCGAGCCGACGTACGTCGTGAACGCGACGGGCGCCCACGCCGGCCGAATCGCGGCGATGGCCGGCGTCACCGTTCCGATGCGGCCGACGCGTGGCGTCATGGTCTCGGTCGAGTACGACGGCCTCGAGCCCGTCCTCAACCGCTGCCGTGATCCCGCCGACGGCGACATCGTCGTCCCCCACGACGACGAGGCCGTGCTGGGAACGACGAGCGTCCCGATCGACGATCCGGACGACTACGAGCGGGCCGACTGGGAAGTCGAGCGAACGATCGAGGAGTGCGCGACGGTCCTCCCGGCCGTCGCCGAGGCAGACCAGGTTCGGACGTGGTGGGGCGTGCGGCCGCTGTACGAACCCGAGGAGGCCGCTCGAGGCGGGCGCGGAATCTCGCGGGGCTTTCACCTGCTCGACCACGCTGCTGACGGGAGCGAGCGGACGTCCTCATCGGCGCTGGGTTCCGACGGCGTCGAGAACTTCGCCAGCATCGTCGGCGGGAAGCTGACGACCTACCGCCGGATGGCCGAGGCGACCGCGGATCTCGTCTGCGATCGACTGGACGTCGACGCCGAGTCGACCACGGCGACGACCGAACTCCCGGGCGCGTCGGAGCCGTCGACGCTCGACGAGTACGTCCGCGAGTTCGACGGGCAGGGGCCGACGGACGCGGATCTCGTCGGTGATAGCCGCTAA
- a CDS encoding CBS domain-containing protein, protein MSIGKLGPENVVTTSPDSDLEEATQTLEDENVGALVVTEGDEPVGMLTDRDAALAIHDHDDVGSLSVEEIMAEDPATIHADDDPLAISEAIAEHNVRRFPIVDDDGNLTGIATLDDLIATIGEELDNVADTIEAQSPDYSP, encoded by the coding sequence ATGTCAATCGGCAAACTCGGCCCCGAAAACGTCGTCACGACCAGTCCCGATAGCGACCTCGAGGAGGCCACGCAGACGCTCGAGGACGAAAACGTCGGCGCGCTCGTCGTCACCGAGGGCGACGAGCCGGTCGGGATGCTCACCGACCGCGACGCCGCGCTCGCGATCCACGATCACGACGACGTCGGCTCCCTCTCGGTCGAGGAGATCATGGCGGAGGATCCGGCGACGATTCACGCGGACGACGATCCGTTGGCGATCTCGGAGGCGATCGCGGAGCACAACGTCCGTCGGTTCCCCATCGTTGACGACGACGGCAACCTAACCGGGATCGCGACGTTGGACGACCTGATCGCGACGATCGGTGAGGAACTCGACAACGTCGCCGACACGATCGAAGCCCAGTCGCCCGACTACAGTCCGTAG
- a CDS encoding response regulator, which yields MNQVSVERNDLLEILLVADSRDEARPLSAAFEEPAVAATPHTVLTTDAALDALRRDEDASVPFPDIVLIYLPRSDAVELLEAIERERRFAPVPVLVVVDGGTDATCGLYYERGANACLEATGEFDALVSATESFWCNQAQLPPK from the coding sequence ATGAATCAAGTGTCGGTCGAACGCAACGATCTTCTGGAGATCTTACTCGTTGCGGACAGTCGCGACGAAGCCCGTCCGCTGAGCGCTGCGTTCGAGGAACCGGCCGTGGCGGCGACGCCGCACACGGTTCTCACCACCGATGCAGCGCTCGACGCGCTCCGGCGCGACGAGGACGCGTCCGTACCGTTCCCCGACATCGTGCTGATATACCTCCCGCGGTCGGACGCGGTCGAATTGCTCGAGGCGATCGAGCGCGAACGACGATTCGCGCCCGTCCCCGTGCTCGTCGTCGTGGACGGCGGTACCGACGCGACCTGCGGCCTGTACTACGAACGCGGTGCGAACGCGTGTCTCGAAGCGACGGGCGAGTTCGACGCGCTCGTGTCGGCCACCGAATCGTTCTGGTGCAACCAAGCGCAGCTGCCTCCGAAATAG
- the msrA gene encoding peptide-methionine (S)-S-oxide reductase MsrA, which yields MERATFGGGCFWCVEAAFKELEGVRSVTSGYAGGHTEDPTYKAVCSGKTGHAEVVQIEYDPDAIAYADLLEVFFTIHDPTTKDREGPDVGSQYRSAIYAHDDDQLETAETFAAELENEGLYDGIVTEIEPLDTFYEAEEYHQDYFEKNPNDAYCSMHAAPKVEKVREKFGEKAAAGD from the coding sequence ATGGAACGAGCCACGTTCGGCGGCGGGTGTTTCTGGTGTGTCGAAGCGGCATTTAAGGAACTCGAGGGGGTTCGGTCGGTCACCTCCGGCTACGCCGGCGGACACACCGAGGATCCGACGTACAAGGCGGTCTGTTCCGGAAAGACGGGCCACGCGGAAGTGGTCCAGATCGAGTACGACCCCGACGCGATCGCCTACGCGGACCTGCTCGAAGTCTTCTTTACGATCCACGACCCGACGACGAAGGATCGGGAGGGCCCGGACGTCGGCAGCCAGTACCGGTCGGCGATCTACGCCCACGACGACGACCAGCTCGAGACCGCAGAGACGTTCGCCGCGGAACTCGAGAACGAGGGGCTCTACGACGGAATCGTCACCGAGATCGAGCCCCTGGACACGTTCTACGAGGCCGAGGAGTACCACCAGGACTACTTCGAGAAGAACCCCAACGACGCCTACTGTTCGATGCACGCGGCCCCGAAGGTCGAGAAAGTGCGGGAGAAGTTCGGCGAGAAGGCCGCTGCCGGCGACTAA
- a CDS encoding enoyl-CoA hydratase/isomerase family protein: protein MSWQTVEIEWDGDVATITVDRPEALNALNVETLEAMGEALTEAADEDARALVLTGAGDDAFIAGADIGYMRDLSTAEAQEWGALGHDVADALAAFPAPTIAAVNGYAFGGGCEMAIACDLRVAGESAVIGNTEIDLGIIPGWGATQRLPELVGDETARRMIFLGERLDADSAAEAGLFGEVVADGALEETVDELASRLAAKPAVAMRAAKQALNQRHEGSQTSGLEYEKRAFASLFGTPDQREGMAAFVEDREPEFE from the coding sequence ATGTCCTGGCAGACCGTCGAAATCGAGTGGGACGGAGACGTCGCAACGATAACCGTCGATCGACCCGAGGCGCTCAACGCCCTGAACGTCGAGACTCTCGAGGCGATGGGCGAGGCGCTCACCGAGGCGGCCGACGAGGACGCCCGCGCGCTCGTCCTGACCGGCGCCGGCGACGATGCGTTCATCGCCGGCGCGGATATCGGCTACATGCGGGATCTCTCGACCGCCGAAGCCCAGGAGTGGGGCGCCCTCGGTCACGACGTCGCCGACGCGCTCGCGGCGTTCCCGGCGCCCACGATCGCCGCGGTCAACGGCTACGCGTTCGGCGGCGGCTGCGAGATGGCCATCGCCTGCGACCTCCGCGTCGCCGGCGAGTCGGCCGTCATCGGTAACACGGAGATCGACCTCGGCATCATCCCGGGCTGGGGCGCGACCCAGCGACTGCCGGAACTCGTCGGCGACGAGACCGCCCGCCGCATGATCTTCCTCGGCGAGCGACTGGACGCCGATTCGGCCGCCGAGGCCGGGCTGTTCGGCGAAGTGGTGGCCGACGGCGCCCTCGAGGAGACCGTCGACGAGTTGGCCTCGCGGCTCGCCGCGAAGCCGGCCGTCGCGATGCGCGCCGCGAAACAGGCGCTCAACCAGCGCCACGAGGGGTCACAGACCAGCGGGCTCGAGTACGAGAAGCGAGCGTTCGCGAGCCTCTTCGGAACGCCGGACCAGCGCGAGGGGATGGCGGCGTTCGTGGAGGATCGCGAACCGGAGTTCGAGTAG